From one Lactiplantibacillus paraplantarum genomic stretch:
- the priA gene encoding primosomal protein N' — protein sequence MAQIAQVLVDVPTMQTNRPYSYQIPIAWQSQVQPGMRVVVPFGRGKRRVQGFVLSCDDVSNFEGDLKPIDAVVDLAPVLNTEALALTEWLAASTFSFQITCAQTMLPAVMRAKYEKQLRTTATTPTEIQATLFGGKSMVAFDDVATTPALVSQLLQLQAMGQVDVYYQVKNQARRKTQTAVKAILTNEQLQTAETSVRAGATQQLAVLRGLMTLNGETIPQKEFCARFGVNDGAIRTAVQKGWLEKVAVEVYRDPYATSDIQATKALRLNDEQQVAVDQITQAVDQAATTTFLLEGVTGSGKTEVYLQSMAAALAQGKTALMLVPEISLTPQMVQRVKGRFGKAVAVLHSGLSSGEKYDEWRRIQRGEAQVVVGARSAVFAPLKNLGLIVMDEEHESTYKQDDAPRYHARQVALWRSRYHHCPVVLGSATPSLETRARAEKGVYQRLLLADRVNQRPLPKVSIIDMKKEMQQHAESNFSAPLLVALQDRLERHEQSVLMLNRRGYSSFVLCRDCGFVLKCPNCDISLTLHMDTHTMKCHYCGHEEAIPRSCPNCHSRQIRYYGTGTEKVEEELQELLPDAHIIRMDNDTTRKKGAHAKLLAQFGSGEADILIGTQMIAKGLDFPNVTLVGVLNADTALGLPDFRASERTFQLLTQVSGRAGRAEKSGHVYIQTFNPDHYAIRFAQHHDYEGFFKYEMQMRHRGGYPPYYFTVQITASDLDEGVAAKRMYQLLQWLRPRLAPSTILLGPTPKPIARVNRRYYYQIVIKYKQEPNLASTLTTLLHETQAQQRQGLQIGIDVEPLHFM from the coding sequence GTGGCACAAATTGCCCAAGTATTAGTCGATGTGCCCACTATGCAGACAAATCGACCGTATAGTTATCAAATTCCAATCGCGTGGCAATCACAGGTGCAACCCGGCATGCGGGTTGTGGTTCCCTTTGGCCGTGGTAAGCGACGGGTACAAGGTTTCGTGCTATCCTGTGATGATGTTAGCAATTTTGAGGGAGATTTGAAACCAATCGATGCGGTGGTTGACCTAGCACCGGTACTGAACACTGAAGCGTTGGCTTTGACCGAATGGTTAGCAGCCAGTACGTTTTCGTTTCAGATTACTTGTGCCCAGACGATGTTGCCCGCGGTAATGCGGGCTAAGTACGAAAAACAGCTCCGGACGACGGCAACGACGCCGACTGAGATTCAAGCCACGCTGTTTGGTGGTAAATCGATGGTGGCGTTTGATGATGTCGCTACGACCCCGGCGCTGGTCAGTCAATTGTTACAATTGCAAGCTATGGGGCAAGTCGATGTTTATTATCAAGTTAAAAATCAAGCTCGTCGTAAAACACAAACGGCGGTGAAGGCTATCCTGACTAATGAACAATTACAGACGGCTGAAACTAGCGTGCGGGCGGGTGCCACTCAACAATTGGCAGTGCTCCGTGGGCTAATGACCTTAAATGGCGAGACCATTCCCCAAAAGGAATTTTGTGCACGCTTTGGTGTGAACGACGGTGCAATTCGTACGGCCGTACAGAAGGGGTGGCTCGAAAAAGTAGCGGTCGAAGTTTATCGTGATCCCTATGCGACGAGTGATATCCAGGCCACCAAGGCGCTACGGTTAAATGATGAACAGCAAGTGGCTGTAGATCAGATTACCCAGGCGGTTGATCAAGCCGCAACAACAACATTTCTGTTAGAAGGCGTTACGGGGAGCGGGAAGACAGAGGTGTATTTACAATCGATGGCGGCCGCATTGGCGCAAGGCAAAACGGCGTTAATGTTAGTTCCTGAAATTTCGCTGACACCCCAAATGGTTCAACGCGTGAAGGGGCGCTTTGGCAAGGCGGTCGCAGTCTTGCACAGCGGTCTATCTAGCGGTGAAAAATATGACGAGTGGCGACGAATTCAACGGGGCGAAGCCCAAGTCGTTGTTGGGGCACGTTCGGCTGTCTTTGCGCCGTTAAAAAATCTTGGCTTGATCGTCATGGATGAAGAGCATGAGAGCACTTATAAGCAGGACGATGCTCCACGCTACCATGCCCGACAAGTGGCTTTATGGCGTAGTCGTTATCATCATTGTCCAGTTGTCCTTGGTTCGGCCACGCCGTCGTTAGAAACGCGTGCTCGCGCTGAAAAAGGGGTTTATCAACGGTTACTACTTGCTGACCGGGTTAATCAGCGACCACTTCCCAAAGTGTCGATTATTGATATGAAAAAGGAAATGCAGCAACATGCTGAGAGTAATTTTTCGGCCCCCTTACTCGTCGCTTTGCAAGATCGACTTGAACGTCATGAGCAGAGCGTTTTAATGCTCAATCGGCGGGGGTACTCGTCATTTGTGTTGTGCCGGGATTGTGGCTTTGTCTTGAAGTGTCCTAATTGTGATATTTCACTGACACTACACATGGACACGCATACGATGAAGTGCCATTATTGTGGTCACGAAGAAGCTATTCCACGAAGCTGTCCCAACTGTCATAGTCGTCAGATTCGTTATTATGGGACGGGGACTGAGAAGGTCGAGGAAGAGTTGCAAGAGTTGCTCCCTGACGCTCACATTATTCGGATGGATAATGATACGACCCGTAAAAAAGGGGCCCATGCTAAACTATTGGCCCAGTTTGGGAGTGGTGAGGCCGATATTTTGATTGGCACGCAGATGATTGCTAAGGGACTGGATTTTCCTAATGTGACCCTGGTGGGGGTCTTGAATGCTGATACCGCCCTAGGGTTACCAGATTTTCGGGCGAGTGAACGCACTTTTCAACTATTAACGCAGGTAAGTGGCCGGGCTGGTCGGGCAGAAAAGAGTGGCCACGTTTATATTCAGACGTTTAATCCCGATCATTATGCGATTCGCTTCGCACAACACCACGATTATGAAGGTTTCTTCAAGTATGAGATGCAGATGCGGCATCGTGGTGGCTACCCACCGTATTACTTTACTGTCCAGATCACAGCCAGTGACTTAGACGAGGGGGTGGCGGCTAAACGCATGTACCAATTACTACAGTGGCTACGGCCGCGCTTGGCACCGTCGACAATTTTATTAGGCCCAACGCCAAAACCAATTGCACGGGTCAATCGCCGGTATTATTATCAAATTGTGATTAAATATAAACAAGAACCCAATTTGGCTAGCACATTGACAACGCTATTACATGAGACACAAGCGCAACAACGGCAAGGACTACAGATTGGTATTGACGTGGAACCCTTGCATTTTATGTAG
- the fmt gene encoding methionyl-tRNA formyltransferase has translation MTSIVFMGTPAFAAPILESLIKAQYQVLGVVTQPDRKVGRKHVITASPVKEVAVAHNIPVFQPEKIGGSPEMQQIIDLQPDLIVTAAFGQFLPTKLLKAAKLGAVNVHGSLLPKYRGGAPVQYSIINGEAETGITIIYMVKKMDAGDMLAQRAIPIEKTDDTGTMFDKLSLVGRDLLLETLPKLIAGEITAVPQDEAQVTFAPNIQPEQEVLDFFTKTAAEIDNQVRGMRPAPIAYAILDGKRTKFWDVTPLADEVVTQAPGQVVRKTKHELVIAAADHTALAINQLQPAGKPKMTITDYLNGAADKFATGEQVISK, from the coding sequence ATGACATCAATCGTTTTTATGGGAACGCCCGCATTTGCGGCACCGATTCTCGAAAGTCTAATTAAAGCACAGTACCAAGTACTGGGGGTCGTGACCCAGCCAGACCGAAAAGTTGGTCGTAAACACGTCATAACAGCTTCACCAGTCAAAGAAGTGGCGGTTGCCCATAATATTCCTGTTTTTCAACCTGAGAAAATTGGTGGCAGTCCTGAAATGCAACAGATTATTGATTTACAGCCCGATTTAATTGTCACGGCTGCTTTTGGTCAATTCTTACCAACGAAACTGTTGAAGGCAGCTAAACTTGGTGCGGTCAACGTTCATGGGTCGTTGTTGCCTAAGTATCGTGGTGGTGCGCCCGTTCAATATTCAATCATCAATGGCGAGGCCGAGACGGGAATTACGATTATTTATATGGTCAAAAAGATGGACGCTGGCGACATGTTGGCTCAGCGTGCGATTCCTATCGAGAAAACGGATGATACTGGAACGATGTTTGATAAGTTGAGTCTAGTTGGCCGGGACCTCCTATTGGAAACCTTGCCTAAGCTCATTGCTGGCGAAATTACGGCGGTCCCTCAGGATGAGGCCCAAGTCACGTTCGCACCGAACATTCAACCGGAACAAGAGGTCTTAGACTTCTTTACGAAAACGGCGGCTGAAATCGATAATCAAGTTCGAGGTATGCGGCCAGCACCAATTGCCTACGCTATCTTAGATGGGAAGCGTACCAAGTTCTGGGATGTTACCCCCTTAGCAGATGAAGTGGTCACGCAAGCTCCTGGGCAAGTGGTACGCAAAACTAAGCATGAGCTGGTGATTGCGGCGGCTGACCATACGGCGTTAGCCATCAATCAGTTACAACCAGCTGGTAAACCTAAGATGACAATTACAGACTATTTAAATGGGGCGGCGGATAAATTCGCCACCGGAGAGCAGGTTATTAGTAAATGA
- the rsmB gene encoding 16S rRNA (cytosine(967)-C(5))-methyltransferase RsmB, which translates to MSTVGNTPRWLAVAALAKIKNGAYSNLQLNQLINEHQMDRRDINLLTNMVYGVIQHRLTLEYWLQPFVRHPHQIDPWVRELLLSALYQWQYLDKIPQRAVFNETIEIAKVKGHPGIRRFVTGVLHQMDRSGLPSFDAIEDPDERLSVTYSMPVWLIQELRRQLGADKMEQIIASLNQPAKQALRVNTALSTVEDVTTALTNDGLTVVPSEISPLGLIATDGQVINTEAMRYGMLTIQDESAQLVVPALNPQPGDHVLDACAAPGGKTTQIAARLDTDQGGEVVALDIHANKVKLIGQNAARMHVADRVAATELDARKVGTQFNDESFDRILVDAPCSGLGLMRRKPEIRYEKQLQDSLNLQRIQLAILTAVAPTLKKGGIMTYSTCTILQQENQDVITKFLADHPDFELQTTPTERDLKAERTEKTLSIYPDDYLSDGFFIACLRKK; encoded by the coding sequence ATGAGTACAGTTGGCAATACCCCCCGCTGGTTAGCGGTTGCCGCTTTGGCAAAAATTAAGAACGGCGCATATTCGAATTTGCAATTAAATCAATTAATTAATGAACACCAGATGGATCGGCGTGATATTAATCTGCTGACTAATATGGTTTACGGCGTTATTCAGCACCGTTTGACCCTGGAGTACTGGTTGCAACCGTTCGTTCGGCATCCGCATCAGATTGATCCGTGGGTGCGGGAGTTATTATTAAGTGCGTTATATCAATGGCAATATCTGGACAAAATTCCACAACGAGCCGTTTTCAATGAAACAATTGAAATTGCCAAGGTTAAGGGTCATCCTGGTATTCGCCGGTTTGTGACCGGGGTGTTACATCAAATGGATCGGTCAGGGCTCCCAAGCTTTGATGCAATTGAAGACCCTGATGAACGCTTAAGTGTGACTTATAGTATGCCGGTATGGTTGATTCAAGAACTTCGTCGCCAATTGGGTGCTGATAAAATGGAACAAATCATTGCCTCATTGAATCAGCCTGCTAAGCAAGCATTGCGTGTCAATACCGCTTTATCGACTGTCGAAGACGTGACGACCGCGCTAACTAATGATGGCTTAACGGTTGTGCCCAGTGAAATTTCACCATTAGGCCTAATTGCAACGGACGGTCAAGTTATCAATACAGAAGCAATGCGGTATGGCATGCTGACAATTCAAGACGAAAGCGCCCAGCTAGTCGTTCCAGCTTTAAACCCACAACCGGGCGATCACGTCTTAGATGCCTGTGCAGCACCGGGGGGCAAGACGACCCAGATTGCAGCTCGCTTAGATACCGATCAAGGCGGTGAAGTTGTTGCCCTTGATATTCATGCTAATAAAGTGAAGCTGATTGGCCAGAATGCTGCTCGCATGCACGTAGCTGATCGTGTTGCTGCGACCGAATTAGATGCGCGTAAAGTTGGGACTCAATTCAATGACGAAAGCTTTGACCGAATTTTGGTCGATGCACCATGTTCGGGACTGGGGTTGATGCGGCGAAAACCTGAGATTCGCTATGAGAAGCAATTACAAGATAGTTTGAACTTGCAACGTATTCAATTGGCGATTTTAACGGCGGTTGCGCCCACTTTGAAAAAAGGTGGTATCATGACGTATAGTACTTGTACGATTTTGCAACAGGAAAACCAGGACGTGATTACCAAATTTCTGGCGGATCATCCTGACTTTGAGTTGCAAACAACGCCAACTGAACGAGATTTGAAAGCTGAACGAACGGAAAAAACTTTGTCGATTTATCCCGACGACTACTTATCCGACGGCTTTTTCATTGCTTGTTTACGAAAAAAATAA
- a CDS encoding Stp1/IreP family PP2C-type Ser/Thr phosphatase — protein sequence MDFAYRSDIGQQREENEDYVGFFQNKAGINFAIVADGIGGHQGGDVASEMAVSHMGFRFENTTFKEPNDAVKWLASEVQDENQHIIEKAREFSDLNGMGTTMVAALLFDQNFLMANIGDSRGYLFRDGQLHQLTEDHSLVNELVKRGEISAEQARQHPQKNIITRTLGISPDADIDTNLYQMQPGDQLLLCSDGLTNMVTDQQLATVLATTKTATQKCETLIKLANAAGGKDNITALIMTLDGEVASK from the coding sequence ATGGATTTTGCATACCGGTCGGATATTGGCCAACAGCGTGAAGAAAATGAAGACTATGTCGGCTTCTTCCAAAACAAAGCGGGGATTAATTTTGCAATTGTTGCGGATGGGATTGGTGGTCACCAGGGGGGCGATGTTGCTTCCGAAATGGCGGTCTCACACATGGGTTTTCGTTTTGAAAATACGACGTTTAAAGAACCCAATGATGCCGTCAAGTGGCTGGCAAGTGAGGTTCAAGATGAAAATCAGCATATTATTGAAAAAGCCCGTGAATTTTCTGACTTGAACGGGATGGGCACGACGATGGTAGCAGCGTTGCTCTTTGATCAGAATTTTTTGATGGCTAACATTGGCGATAGTCGGGGCTACCTTTTTCGTGACGGTCAGCTACATCAATTGACTGAGGACCATTCGCTAGTCAACGAACTCGTTAAGCGGGGTGAAATTTCAGCTGAACAGGCGCGTCAACATCCTCAAAAAAATATTATTACGCGGACGTTGGGGATTTCACCCGATGCGGATATTGATACGAACCTCTATCAGATGCAGCCCGGTGATCAATTGTTATTATGCTCAGACGGGTTAACCAATATGGTGACTGATCAACAGTTGGCGACTGTCTTGGCAACGACAAAGACAGCGACACAAAAGTGTGAGACGTTGATTAAGCTAGCTAATGCCGCTGGTGGTAAGGACAATATTACGGCGCTGATTATGACGCTTGATGGTGAGGTGGCCAGTAAATGA
- the pknB gene encoding Stk1 family PASTA domain-containing Ser/Thr kinase — protein MTPNYTLSGRYRIVRSLGEGGMANVYLAHDLILDRDVAVKLLRLDLRDDPKTIKRFQREALATTELVHPHIVSLYDVGEENGMQYLVMEYVKGMDLKNYIKENFPLPLQQVIDIMEQILSAVATAHAHNIIHRDLKPQNILIDEQGNAKITDFGIAVALSEHTMTQTNTILGSVHYLSPEQARGSMATKQSDIYSLGIILYEMLTGSVPFKGETAVSIALKHFQNAMPSVREFDADIPQALENVVLQATTKDPRERYATVEDMAADLLTALASSRAGEKRFVPEDVGNDETKIMPSADIQAAITANRDGKTQAVAQPTTSQPRGNTTNTTDDQAAAEEPLPTRSWSKRHPLRRRLLFWGGIILLLVVAVIVGLELSRPQMTSVPKVTGLSQRAATKVLKKHHLVVGTVQHAKSNQVAKNQVIKSTPTTKARVQERSRINLVISNGAKVMSFGNYVNDNYHDVRQTLKSAGFKVKETYSTSSVAAGQIISQDVVAGSRVMPTDTTVTFTVSAGSRYVELKDLTGESQSDILDYARANDLNVNFKQGYSSDQKSGYSFDQDPDGGGNVRTGSTVTVTMSRGSDDNATTPQNFYVKLTVPYKALTATTAQANDVKIYLYDDTHMVETVYRDIAIMRSTKISLPFQLTGNTKGRYRIVRNGVTIMEKKNITSENATK, from the coding sequence ATGACACCCAACTATACCCTTAGCGGACGGTATCGGATCGTCCGGTCCTTAGGTGAAGGTGGGATGGCCAACGTTTACTTGGCACATGACTTAATATTAGATCGTGATGTTGCGGTCAAACTGCTCCGGTTAGACTTACGTGATGATCCTAAGACCATCAAACGTTTTCAACGTGAGGCACTGGCAACGACGGAACTTGTTCACCCCCACATTGTTAGTTTATATGATGTTGGCGAAGAAAATGGCATGCAGTATTTAGTCATGGAGTACGTCAAGGGGATGGATCTTAAAAATTATATTAAAGAGAACTTTCCTTTACCGTTACAGCAAGTGATTGACATCATGGAGCAAATATTAAGTGCCGTGGCAACGGCCCACGCGCATAATATTATTCATCGGGACTTAAAACCACAAAACATTTTAATTGATGAACAAGGCAATGCTAAAATTACTGATTTTGGGATTGCGGTTGCGTTATCTGAACATACTATGACACAAACGAATACGATTTTAGGTTCAGTGCACTATTTGTCACCAGAGCAAGCCCGTGGGAGCATGGCAACTAAGCAATCTGACATTTATTCGTTAGGAATTATTTTATATGAGATGTTAACGGGGTCGGTCCCGTTCAAGGGCGAGACAGCGGTTTCTATCGCATTAAAACACTTTCAAAATGCCATGCCGTCCGTCCGGGAATTTGATGCGGATATTCCGCAAGCTCTCGAAAATGTGGTCTTGCAGGCAACAACGAAAGATCCACGGGAACGTTACGCGACGGTTGAGGATATGGCGGCTGATTTATTGACAGCATTGGCTAGTAGCCGTGCTGGTGAAAAACGGTTTGTGCCGGAGGATGTTGGCAATGATGAGACAAAGATCATGCCAAGTGCTGATATTCAGGCGGCGATTACGGCTAATCGTGACGGCAAGACACAAGCTGTTGCACAGCCGACGACTTCTCAACCACGGGGAAACACAACTAATACGACGGATGATCAAGCGGCGGCTGAAGAACCATTACCAACGCGCTCATGGTCTAAGCGTCATCCCTTGCGGCGGCGGCTTCTCTTTTGGGGTGGAATCATCTTATTGCTCGTCGTGGCTGTGATCGTGGGTCTCGAGTTAAGCCGACCACAAATGACGAGTGTGCCCAAAGTGACTGGTTTGAGCCAGCGTGCAGCCACTAAGGTGCTCAAAAAGCACCATCTGGTTGTGGGAACGGTTCAACATGCTAAAAGTAATCAAGTCGCTAAAAATCAGGTGATCAAGTCAACGCCGACCACGAAGGCACGGGTACAAGAGCGTTCCCGTATTAACTTGGTGATCAGCAATGGTGCTAAAGTTATGAGCTTTGGCAACTATGTTAACGATAATTATCATGATGTGCGGCAGACACTTAAGTCGGCGGGATTTAAAGTTAAAGAAACTTACAGTACGTCGTCGGTTGCGGCTGGTCAAATTATCAGTCAAGACGTTGTCGCTGGTAGTCGGGTCATGCCAACGGATACGACGGTGACCTTTACAGTTAGTGCTGGTAGTCGTTACGTTGAGTTGAAGGATTTAACTGGTGAGAGTCAAAGTGATATTTTAGATTACGCGCGGGCGAACGATTTAAACGTTAACTTTAAACAAGGTTATTCTTCAGATCAAAAGTCCGGGTACTCCTTTGATCAGGATCCGGATGGTGGCGGCAATGTCCGAACTGGCTCGACCGTCACGGTGACGATGTCGCGGGGGAGTGACGATAACGCGACGACACCGCAGAATTTTTATGTTAAACTAACGGTACCATATAAGGCTTTAACGGCAACGACTGCTCAGGCGAATGACGTTAAGATTTATTTATATGACGATACCCACATGGTTGAGACGGTTTATCGTGATATTGCGATTATGCGGTCGACCAAGATTAGTTTACCGTTTCAGTTGACTGGTAATACGAAGGGGCGTTACCGGATTGTCCGTAACGGGGTGACGATCATGGAAAAGAAAAATATTACGAGCGAAAATGCAACAAAATAA
- the rsgA gene encoding ribosome small subunit-dependent GTPase A produces the protein MKIGQIRQSLSGFYDVYADGQMYRTRARGNFRKRRITPLVGDNVEFDAPTPQEGYVLKILDRQTQLVRPPVANVDLGIVVTAATDQEFSTNLLDRQLVALAVAGIEPLLYFAKTDLLTDEVYQQRLTLAEAYRQIGYQVICERTAFSPTALAAVKTALTDHVAVVMGQTGAGKSTLLNHLQPGLDLATGEISQALNRGKHTTRKVSLIPIAGGLVADTPGFSSYEVFDIAANELTHYFPEFVRLSVDCKYRGCVHINEPQCAVKRALAAGEVLASRYDNYLQFYETIKNKKVIYNKKK, from the coding sequence TTGAAAATTGGACAAATTCGGCAATCGCTGAGCGGCTTTTATGACGTTTATGCTGATGGCCAGATGTATCGTACCCGGGCCCGCGGAAATTTCCGAAAGCGACGGATCACGCCGCTTGTCGGTGATAACGTAGAGTTTGATGCGCCGACTCCGCAAGAAGGTTACGTGTTAAAGATACTTGATCGGCAGACCCAGTTGGTACGGCCGCCAGTGGCCAATGTTGATCTGGGTATCGTGGTGACTGCGGCGACCGATCAAGAATTTTCAACGAATTTATTGGATCGTCAGTTAGTTGCATTAGCGGTGGCTGGCATTGAACCGTTACTTTACTTTGCAAAAACGGATCTATTAACGGATGAGGTATATCAACAGCGCCTAACGCTGGCGGAAGCTTATCGCCAGATTGGGTATCAAGTTATTTGTGAGCGGACGGCATTTTCACCCACAGCGTTAGCGGCAGTTAAGACGGCTTTGACTGATCATGTAGCTGTCGTCATGGGTCAAACCGGTGCTGGCAAGTCGACGTTACTGAATCATTTGCAACCGGGGTTAGACCTAGCGACGGGTGAAATTTCACAGGCGTTGAATCGTGGGAAACATACGACGCGGAAGGTTAGTCTGATTCCGATTGCCGGAGGATTAGTGGCCGATACACCTGGTTTTTCATCCTACGAAGTGTTTGATATTGCAGCCAACGAGTTGACGCATTATTTTCCAGAGTTTGTGCGCCTTAGTGTTGATTGCAAGTATCGGGGCTGTGTTCATATTAATGAACCGCAGTGTGCCGTCAAACGGGCACTGGCCGCTGGTGAGGTATTAGCGAGTCGCTATGATAACTATTTACAATTCTATGAAACTATTAAAAATAAAAAAGTAATCTATAATAAGAAAAAGTGA
- the rpe gene encoding ribulose-phosphate 3-epimerase, protein MIKVAPSILSADFANLQRDVQMAENAGADALHIDVMDGQFVPNLSFGMSTVADLRPVTSLMLDCHLMIMNPERFVGQFAKAGADLIGVHVESTRHIYHALQLIKDAGAKAEIVVNPGTTLSMISELLPLVDQVLIMTVNPGFGGQHFLPQMVAKIAALNELKQQHDYHFDIEVDGGINDQTVKACYDAGATVAVAGSYVYNSSQPAQRIQDLKVATN, encoded by the coding sequence ATGATTAAAGTTGCCCCTTCAATTTTAAGTGCAGATTTTGCTAACCTTCAACGTGACGTCCAGATGGCTGAAAATGCTGGTGCGGATGCGTTGCATATTGATGTTATGGATGGTCAGTTCGTACCGAACTTATCATTTGGAATGAGTACCGTGGCGGATTTACGGCCAGTAACTTCGTTAATGTTGGATTGTCATTTAATGATTATGAATCCTGAACGATTTGTCGGTCAGTTTGCAAAGGCCGGTGCGGATTTGATCGGAGTGCACGTTGAAAGCACCCGGCATATTTATCACGCCTTACAGTTGATCAAGGACGCCGGAGCGAAGGCCGAAATCGTGGTTAACCCTGGAACGACGCTTAGTATGATTAGTGAATTATTACCACTAGTGGACCAAGTCTTGATTATGACGGTCAATCCTGGTTTCGGTGGTCAGCATTTTCTGCCACAGATGGTCGCTAAAATTGCGGCGTTAAATGAATTAAAGCAACAGCACGACTATCATTTTGACATTGAAGTCGATGGGGGAATTAATGACCAAACGGTTAAAGCTTGCTATGATGCCGGTGCAACGGTTGCAGTCGCTGGTTCATATGTTTATAACAGCTCGCAACCTGCGCAACGGATTCAGGATCTGAAGGTGGCGACTAATTAA
- a CDS encoding thiamine diphosphokinase, whose product MATIVNLLVGGPTANYPADLTTIPGPWVGADRGALRLVKRGIQPVMVVGDFDSINSTELQAVKDALVGAVVVKPDQDHTDTQLALKSIFEQLQPDEVHLYGATGGRLDHLLANIWLVLDPVFRRWAPQIKIIDKQNTIQFFLPGDYQITKEADKRYLAFVPLMPMHLTLPDEKYQLDAAYNAYPISWASNEFSGNVGHFSFDAGVLAVIQSRDDTMTDA is encoded by the coding sequence ATGGCAACCATCGTAAACTTACTGGTGGGCGGTCCGACCGCTAATTATCCAGCAGATTTAACGACGATTCCAGGACCGTGGGTCGGTGCTGATCGGGGTGCGCTGCGGTTAGTGAAGCGTGGCATCCAGCCTGTGATGGTGGTTGGCGATTTTGATTCGATTAACTCGACCGAACTACAGGCTGTTAAGGACGCACTGGTGGGGGCCGTGGTGGTTAAACCAGATCAAGATCACACTGATACCCAATTGGCCCTCAAATCCATCTTTGAACAGTTACAGCCAGATGAAGTTCATCTATATGGTGCAACGGGTGGTCGATTAGACCATTTACTAGCCAACATTTGGTTGGTGCTTGATCCGGTATTTCGTCGATGGGCGCCCCAGATTAAGATAATTGATAAGCAAAATACGATTCAATTCTTCTTACCTGGAGATTATCAGATCACAAAGGAAGCAGATAAACGTTATTTGGCTTTTGTGCCACTAATGCCGATGCATCTAACGTTACCTGATGAAAAATATCAACTAGATGCGGCTTATAATGCGTATCCAATTTCGTGGGCCAGTAATGAGTTCAGTGGGAATGTGGGCCATTTCAGCTTTGACGCGGGTGTTTTAGCCGTTATTCAAAGTCGTGATGACACCATGACGGACGCGTAG
- the rpmB gene encoding 50S ribosomal protein L28, which produces MAKDYVTGKRTHFGNTRSHALNHSRRSWKVNLQKVRILVDGKPKKVWVSARTLKSGKVTRV; this is translated from the coding sequence ATGGCAAAAGACTACGTTACAGGCAAGCGGACGCACTTTGGTAACACGCGTTCTCACGCTTTAAACCACAGCCGCCGCAGCTGGAAAGTTAACTTGCAAAAAGTTCGCATTTTAGTTGATGGTAAACCAAAGAAGGTTTGGGTTTCAGCTCGGACTTTGAAATCAGGTAAAGTTACGCGCGTTTAG
- a CDS encoding Asp23/Gls24 family envelope stress response protein, with translation MAVKIKTQFGTIDIDNDVIATVVGGAATDNYGVVGMASRNQIRDNVNEILRRENYARGVVVRQEDNGVAIDVNIIVSYGTKISEVSRNVQAKVKYNLQNMLGVTANSVNVIVQGVRVMND, from the coding sequence ATGGCTGTCAAAATCAAAACGCAATTTGGAACTATTGATATTGATAATGATGTTATCGCGACGGTCGTTGGTGGCGCTGCAACGGATAACTATGGAGTTGTTGGTATGGCAAGTCGTAACCAGATCCGTGATAATGTTAATGAAATTTTACGCCGCGAAAACTATGCGCGCGGTGTGGTTGTTCGCCAAGAAGATAATGGGGTAGCTATTGATGTCAACATTATCGTCAGTTATGGGACCAAAATTTCAGAAGTCTCACGCAATGTCCAAGCCAAGGTCAAATATAACTTACAAAACATGCTTGGCGTTACGGCCAATTCGGTCAACGTCATTGTCCAAGGTGTCCGGGTAATGAACGACTAA